A single region of the Candidatus Atribacteria bacterium ADurb.Bin276 genome encodes:
- the sugB_11 gene encoding Trehalose transport system permease protein SugB → MSRKTEGIIIILVVLFIAPVIQMVLMSFKQPLDLFSTFLFFKPTGANYVDLFSRLNLTYFFKNSIIIASGTAVLSVILGAVAAYSFARYNFPMRKFLLFMVLFSRMLPPVAGVVPLFLVMRRLGFTDTYGGIILLYTAFQTPFVIWMMRGFFLSIPRELEEAAVIDGCSRLTAFLRITLPLSRPGLAATSIFAFTLSWNEFLFALIFTGTNTKTIPVAVPELIGEMGIFWGQICAAGTLAVLPIFIFSFLAQKQLISGLTFGAVKG, encoded by the coding sequence ATGAGCCGAAAAACAGAAGGCATCATTATTATCCTGGTTGTTCTCTTTATTGCACCGGTCATTCAAATGGTCTTGATGTCTTTCAAACAACCTTTAGACTTGTTTTCAACTTTTTTGTTTTTTAAACCTACCGGTGCCAATTATGTTGATCTGTTCAGCCGGCTCAATCTCACCTACTTTTTTAAAAATAGTATCATTATCGCCTCAGGGACGGCAGTATTATCGGTGATTTTAGGGGCAGTTGCTGCCTATAGTTTCGCCCGATACAATTTTCCGATGCGAAAATTCCTCCTCTTTATGGTCCTTTTTTCTCGGATGCTTCCACCGGTAGCCGGTGTGGTTCCGCTTTTTTTAGTCATGAGGAGATTGGGTTTCACCGATACCTATGGAGGGATCATTCTTTTATATACTGCTTTTCAAACCCCCTTTGTTATCTGGATGATGCGGGGCTTTTTTCTGTCCATTCCGAGAGAACTGGAAGAAGCAGCAGTTATAGATGGATGTTCGCGACTGACTGCTTTTTTACGAATCACTCTTCCTCTCAGTCGGCCAGGTTTAGCTGCGACTTCGATTTTTGCTTTTACTCTTTCTTGGAATGAATTTCTCTTCGCCTTAATATTCACCGGTACCAATACTAAAACTATACCAGTCGCAGTACCAGAGCTGATCGGTGAAATGGGTATATTCTGGGGTCAAATCTGTGCGGCAGGAACTCTGGCGGTTCTGCCAATTTTTATCTTTTCATTTTTAGCTCAAAAACAACTCATCAGTGGTCTTACTTTCGGAGCAGTAAAAGGGTAG